One segment of Asaia bogorensis NBRC 16594 DNA contains the following:
- a CDS encoding retroviral-like aspartic protease family protein has translation MSRRNTFICCLPLMMGPLLLAGCDDQPPLQPGHCEIRTLGRLRLRSLASIPVVEARIDGKPVLFMVDTGAFNSVIFKKNASMLSLNYTGATAQVRGVHGIESSAVVRIDRLDLGSGATTDHAFVLTESMAPRTPKGLPPIVGLLGAELLMASDLVIDMPHHAMYMLDMRRCPYITPYWQGTVHKIPIERDWDDNKVRLTFTIDGSKPIPAIFDTGSSHVLLPYSLAHEKLGITRRDLKKDPSSTDSMAVGDDTVTSYHQQFDHLDMADFRISNAWVTIDDADNIDHALFGARFLHQTRIWLTTKDVMYVQHVSEMKDAPPIPITPVAGVTPVTK, from the coding sequence ATGTCCCGCAGAAACACCTTCATATGCTGCCTGCCCCTGATGATGGGCCCTCTCTTACTGGCAGGGTGCGATGACCAGCCACCGCTTCAGCCCGGTCATTGCGAGATCCGGACATTGGGCCGCCTGAGGCTGCGCAGTCTGGCGTCAATCCCGGTTGTCGAGGCCAGGATTGATGGCAAGCCCGTATTGTTCATGGTCGATACCGGCGCTTTCAACTCTGTCATCTTCAAAAAAAATGCCAGCATGCTCAGCCTGAACTACACAGGCGCGACAGCTCAGGTAAGAGGTGTGCATGGCATCGAAAGCAGCGCCGTTGTTCGCATCGACAGGCTTGATCTGGGCTCCGGAGCCACGACCGACCATGCATTTGTCCTCACAGAGTCGATGGCGCCCCGAACGCCCAAAGGGTTGCCCCCCATTGTCGGACTGCTCGGCGCAGAGCTGCTGATGGCGTCCGATCTGGTGATCGATATGCCGCATCATGCGATGTACATGCTCGACATGCGCCGGTGCCCCTATATCACCCCCTACTGGCAGGGAACGGTTCATAAGATACCGATTGAACGGGACTGGGACGACAACAAGGTTCGCCTGACATTCACCATTGATGGCAGCAAACCGATCCCGGCAATTTTCGACACAGGCTCATCCCACGTTCTGCTACCCTATTCGCTGGCCCATGAGAAACTCGGAATCACCCGTCGCGACCTCAAGAAAGACCCGTCAAGCACGGACAGCATGGCCGTTGGAGATGACACGGTTACAAGCTATCATCAGCAATTCGACCATCTCGATATGGCAGATTTCCGTATCAGCAATGCGTGGGTGACCATTGATGATGCAGATAATATCGACCATGCCCTGTTCGGTGCGCGTTTCCTGCATCAGACCCGCATCTGGCTGACCACGAAGGATGTGATGTATGTGCAGCACGTCTCGGAAATGAAGGATGCTCCGCCCATTCCCATCACCCCGGTCGCTGGCGTTACACCGGTAACGAAATAA
- a CDS encoding MBL fold metallo-hydrolase — MIRLLLLLALMVPVATVQAHEFDITVLGAAGGLEDGNLSAYLVREAGTSSGVLLDAGTVLNGIEKADAAHAFDGLDLGADPSASRSGVILHRVIKGYLLSHAHLDHVAGLVAISPEDPGKSVYALPSVLSVLQEDLFNHRVWPNLGDRGLKPAFGLLHYHDLTPGQTMPLSGTPLSVTAYPLSHGGVESTAFLLHSGQDALLYLGDTGPDAIEPGGHLAALWHEVAPLVRTGHLRGIIIECSYDNRRADKQLFGHLTPRWLLSELAALQALAGVSMTGFPVLVSHIKPLLDAGPTAQTRIRNDLDRDNRLGFHFTLARQGMTLRL; from the coding sequence ATGATCAGGCTATTGCTGCTGCTTGCCCTGATGGTACCGGTTGCCACCGTTCAGGCGCATGAGTTTGACATAACTGTCCTGGGGGCGGCCGGCGGGCTCGAGGATGGTAATCTGAGCGCCTATCTGGTCCGGGAAGCGGGAACGTCGTCCGGTGTGCTTCTGGATGCAGGCACAGTGCTCAACGGCATCGAAAAAGCCGATGCGGCCCATGCCTTCGATGGCCTGGATCTGGGCGCCGACCCATCAGCCTCACGCAGTGGGGTGATCCTCCATCGTGTGATCAAGGGCTATCTGCTGAGCCATGCCCATCTCGATCATGTGGCAGGTCTGGTGGCCATCTCGCCTGAGGATCCGGGCAAGTCAGTCTATGCCCTGCCGTCGGTCCTGTCGGTGCTTCAGGAGGATCTGTTCAATCACCGTGTCTGGCCCAATCTGGGTGACAGAGGGTTGAAACCGGCTTTCGGGCTGCTTCACTATCATGACCTCACGCCGGGTCAGACAATGCCGCTCTCAGGAACGCCGCTGAGCGTCACGGCTTATCCGCTGAGTCATGGCGGGGTGGAATCCACGGCCTTTCTCCTCCATTCCGGTCAGGATGCCCTGCTTTATCTCGGGGATACCGGCCCGGATGCCATCGAACCGGGAGGCCATCTGGCGGCGCTCTGGCACGAGGTGGCCCCACTGGTAAGAACTGGCCATTTGCGCGGGATCATCATCGAATGTTCGTATGACAACCGACGGGCGGATAAACAGCTTTTTGGTCATCTGACGCCTCGATGGCTGCTGTCAGAGCTCGCCGCACTTCAGGCCCTTGCAGGCGTGTCCATGACGGGTTTTCCCGTTCTGGTTTCGCACATCAAGCCCCTGCTTGACGCCGGACCGACGGCGCAAACGCGTATCCGCAACGATCTGGATCGGGATAACCGGTTGGGATTTCATTTTACTCTGGCCAGACAGGGAATGACGCTGCGTCTTTGA
- a CDS encoding ABC transporter permease, whose product MNTIKAESGRKEPILDLFPLTAAGRFRAALADLRAGLRLLPLAMMLGWLDIKMRYRGSMLGPFWLTITTAVMVAALGFLYAELFNMVIKDYLPFLALSLVLWGYISTLIGESTTVFSQESRMIQAARMPFSVFALQAITRNILVLLHNAVVVLVVFLIFHVTPLHIWLVLPALALWLVDSFALMLCLGLLGARFRDIPPIVQSLLQVFFFITPIIWRPELVGTLQHWILLDPFYSLIAIMRTPLLGEPTPLALWEVALAHSAVLIGFAVLVFTRFRARIAYWV is encoded by the coding sequence ATGAACACAATCAAGGCAGAGTCAGGTCGAAAAGAGCCTATCCTCGATCTGTTCCCCCTGACCGCCGCCGGACGTTTCAGGGCAGCCCTGGCCGATTTGCGTGCAGGGCTACGCCTGTTGCCCCTTGCGATGATGCTCGGTTGGCTCGATATCAAGATGCGATATCGTGGTTCGATGCTGGGGCCGTTCTGGTTGACCATCACCACTGCCGTCATGGTGGCAGCGCTCGGCTTTCTCTATGCCGAACTCTTCAACATGGTCATCAAGGATTATCTGCCCTTTCTCGCGCTGTCGCTGGTGTTGTGGGGGTATATCTCAACACTGATCGGAGAAAGCACGACAGTATTTTCTCAGGAAAGTCGCATGATCCAGGCGGCACGTATGCCGTTCAGTGTCTTTGCCCTGCAGGCCATCACGCGCAATATCCTTGTTCTGCTGCATAATGCGGTGGTCGTGCTGGTCGTGTTTCTCATCTTCCATGTGACACCGCTTCATATCTGGCTGGTTCTGCCAGCACTGGCACTCTGGCTGGTGGACAGCTTCGCACTGATGCTGTGTCTGGGTCTGTTGGGGGCGCGCTTTCGCGATATCCCTCCCATTGTGCAATCCCTGCTTCAGGTGTTCTTTTTTATCACCCCCATCATCTGGCGCCCCGAACTGGTCGGGACGCTCCAGCATTGGATATTGCTCGACCCGTTCTATTCGCTGATCGCCATCATGCGCACGCCGCTGCTGGGAGAACCAACCCCTCTTGCCCTGTGGGAGGTCGCCCTGGCGCATAGCGCTGTTCTGATCGGTTTTGCGGTTCTCGTCTTCACGCGCTTTCGCGCACGCATCGCGTACTGGGTTTGA